The Amylolactobacillus amylophilus DSM 20533 = JCM 1125 genome contains a region encoding:
- the uvrB gene encoding excinuclease ABC subunit UvrB, producing MITKQKGGTFKLHSKYQPAGDQGAAITKLVDGFKAGRKEEILEGATGTGKTFTMANVIQKLNKPTLIISHNKTLAGQLYGEFKDFFPENAVEYFVSYYDYYQPEAYVPSSDTYIEKDSAINDEIDQLRHSATSALLERNDVIVVASVSSIFGLGDPNEYAKSVISLRVGMEMDRNELLRQLVTIQYDRNDIDFQRGRFRVRGDVVEIFPAGNSEHAFRVEFFGDEIDRIVEVDSLTGEIVGEREQVSLFPATHFMTNDEQMEAAVRRIKDELDVQVKKFNDEGKLLEAQRIKQRTTYDIEMMQELGYTNGIENYSRHMEGRAEGEPPFTLLDFFPDDFLILIDESHVTMPQIRGMYNGDRARKQMLVDYGFRLPSALDNRPLRLEEFEQHVHQIMYVSATPGPYELERTNYKVEQIIRPTGLLDPKVEIRPIEGQIDDLVGQINERTKRDERVFVTTLTKKMAEDLTDYLKDLGIKVKYLHSDIKTLERSEIIRDLRLGKFDVLIGINLLREGIDVPEVSLVAILDADKEGFLRSERPLIQTIGRAARNAHGDVIMYADKMTDSMKIAIDKTNRRRQIQEQFNEEHGITPTTIIKPIRASISLVKQVDAKETEKSFKELNFDELSKKEKQELIKNLTEQMQNAAKKLDFEEAATLRDALLELKSEGK from the coding sequence TTGATAACTAAGCAAAAAGGTGGCACGTTCAAGCTCCACTCAAAATACCAGCCCGCCGGGGACCAAGGCGCCGCAATTACCAAATTGGTTGATGGCTTCAAAGCTGGCCGTAAAGAGGAGATTCTGGAGGGTGCGACTGGTACTGGTAAGACATTTACCATGGCCAATGTAATTCAGAAGCTGAATAAGCCGACCTTAATTATTTCCCACAACAAGACTCTTGCGGGTCAATTATATGGTGAGTTCAAAGACTTCTTCCCCGAGAATGCCGTCGAGTATTTTGTGTCATACTATGACTACTACCAACCGGAAGCCTATGTGCCATCTTCTGATACGTATATTGAGAAGGATTCGGCAATCAACGATGAGATCGATCAGCTGCGCCACTCGGCCACTAGTGCGTTACTGGAGCGCAATGACGTGATTGTTGTCGCCAGTGTCTCCAGTATCTTTGGTCTTGGTGATCCAAACGAGTATGCGAAATCTGTGATCTCACTACGGGTGGGAATGGAAATGGATAGAAACGAGCTACTCAGACAGCTTGTGACTATTCAATATGATCGGAACGATATCGATTTTCAACGTGGCCGATTCAGAGTCCGTGGTGATGTAGTCGAAATTTTCCCAGCTGGTAATAGTGAACATGCCTTTCGCGTGGAATTCTTTGGTGATGAAATTGACCGCATTGTTGAGGTTGACTCTTTGACTGGCGAGATTGTTGGTGAACGTGAACAGGTCTCACTATTTCCGGCAACCCATTTCATGACTAACGATGAACAGATGGAGGCAGCCGTCCGTAGAATCAAGGATGAGTTGGACGTGCAAGTGAAGAAGTTCAACGATGAAGGTAAGCTATTGGAGGCCCAGCGGATTAAGCAACGGACGACGTATGATATTGAAATGATGCAGGAGCTCGGCTACACGAATGGGATTGAGAACTATTCGCGTCACATGGAAGGTCGTGCAGAGGGTGAGCCACCGTTCACGCTACTTGATTTCTTCCCTGACGATTTTCTCATCTTAATCGATGAATCACACGTGACGATGCCCCAGATTCGAGGGATGTATAACGGTGACCGGGCACGGAAACAGATGCTTGTGGATTACGGCTTTAGGCTACCTAGTGCATTAGACAACAGGCCTTTACGGCTCGAAGAATTTGAACAGCACGTCCACCAGATTATGTACGTCTCTGCGACACCCGGTCCCTACGAGCTCGAGCGGACGAATTACAAGGTGGAACAGATTATTCGACCAACAGGGCTGCTCGATCCAAAGGTGGAGATTAGGCCGATTGAGGGCCAGATTGACGATCTAGTTGGTCAGATTAATGAACGCACGAAACGTGACGAGCGGGTTTTTGTCACCACGTTGACCAAGAAGATGGCGGAGGATTTAACCGATTATCTGAAAGATCTCGGAATTAAGGTGAAGTACCTCCACAGTGACATCAAAACACTGGAACGATCGGAAATCATTCGTGACCTCCGACTTGGCAAGTTCGACGTGTTAATCGGAATTAACCTGTTGCGTGAGGGAATTGACGTACCAGAGGTCTCACTTGTAGCGATTTTGGATGCCGATAAGGAGGGATTCCTGCGTTCTGAACGACCGCTGATCCAGACCATCGGTCGAGCAGCCAGAAATGCACACGGTGATGTAATCATGTATGCTGATAAGATGACAGACTCCATGAAGATTGCGATTGACAAGACCAATAGAAGGCGGCAGATTCAGGAGCAGTTTAATGAGGAGCATGGGATTACCCCAACAACGATCATCAAACCAATCAGGGCGTCAATCTCACTTGTCAAGCAGGTCGATGCCAAAGAAACAGAAAAATCCTTCAAGGAACTTAATTTCGATGAGTTAAGTAAGAAGGAGAAACAAGAATTAATTAAAAATCTGACCGAGCAGATGCAAAATGCGGCGAAGAAGTTGGACTTCGAGGAGGCTGCAACCTTGCGCGATGCCCTGTTAGAATTAAAGAGTGAAGGTAAATAA
- the uvrA gene encoding excinuclease ABC subunit UvrA codes for MANDKIVIHGAREHNLKDVSVTIPKEKLVVMTGLSGSGKSSLAFDTLYAEGQRRYVESLSSYARQFLGQMDKPDVDSIDGLNPAISIDQKTTSKNPRSTVGTVTEINDYLRLLWARVGHPICPNDGTPIVSQSVDQMVTRVLDLPERSKIQILAPVIRAKKGQHQKVFEKIQKEGYVRVFVDGEVHEITEQFDLNKNQKHDISIVIDRLVVKPEIRSRIFDSLEAALRLADGYANVDVVGSEMLIFSEHYACPICGFTVGELEPRLFSFNAPFGACPECDGLGMKLEVDVDLVIPDQSLSLEEGAVIPWNPISSNYYPEMLAQAMKQFKVPMDKPFNKLTKAQQDIILTGSGNKAFHFHYQNEFGGVRDVDVVFEGVLTNVKRRYHETNSDFTRDQMRKYMTELTCPVCHGKRLNRQALAVKVMGEDIAEVSTFAIKRAVDFFHKIELSEQETAIAKPILKEINDRLTFLINVGLDYLTLSRSAGTLSGGEAQRIRLATQIGSNLSGVMYILDEPSIGLHQRDNDRLIGSLQEMRDLGNTLIVVEHDEDTMRAADYLIDIGPGAGADGGQVMAAGTPAEVAQVEQSITGQYLSGKKFIKVPLKRRTGNGQKITVKGAAENNLKNVNVDFPLGELVVVTGVSGSGKSTLVNMILKRALAQKLNRNSTKPGKYKSISGYENIEKIIDIDQSPIGRTPRSNPATYTSVFDDIRGLFAQTNEAKMRGYAKGRFSFNIKGGRCENCKGDGIIKIEMNFLPDVYVPCEVCHGKRYNSETLEVTYKEKNIADVLEMTISQATKFFEHIPKIHRKLETIVDVGLGYVQLGQAATTLSGGEAQRMKLASELQKISTGKNFYILDEPTTGLHSDDISRLLDVLQRLVDEGNTVLIIEHNLDVIKNADWLIDLGPEGGEGGGQILATGTPEDLAKVKKSYTGQYLKPILKRDYKRTLAEEKAQQKQK; via the coding sequence ATGGCAAATGATAAAATCGTGATTCACGGTGCCAGAGAACACAATCTAAAAGACGTCAGTGTCACCATCCCAAAGGAAAAGTTGGTGGTCATGACCGGCCTCTCGGGTTCCGGGAAGAGCTCGCTTGCGTTTGACACCCTCTATGCCGAAGGGCAGAGACGTTATGTTGAGTCGTTGAGCAGTTATGCACGGCAATTCTTGGGCCAGATGGATAAGCCTGACGTGGATTCAATCGATGGGCTGAATCCAGCCATTTCGATTGACCAGAAGACGACCTCGAAGAATCCTCGGTCGACAGTGGGGACTGTCACCGAAATTAATGACTATCTAAGGCTGCTCTGGGCCCGTGTTGGCCACCCAATCTGTCCGAATGATGGCACACCAATCGTGAGTCAATCCGTGGATCAGATGGTTACACGGGTGCTCGACCTACCAGAACGCTCTAAAATTCAGATTCTTGCCCCTGTTATCCGAGCGAAAAAAGGCCAGCACCAAAAGGTTTTTGAAAAAATTCAAAAAGAAGGTTATGTGCGCGTCTTCGTTGACGGAGAAGTGCATGAGATTACCGAGCAATTTGACTTGAATAAGAACCAAAAGCACGATATCAGTATCGTGATTGACCGTTTGGTTGTGAAACCGGAGATTCGCTCAAGGATCTTTGATTCATTAGAAGCTGCACTCCGTCTTGCCGATGGTTACGCAAACGTCGATGTGGTTGGCTCAGAAATGTTGATTTTCTCAGAACACTATGCCTGCCCAATCTGTGGCTTTACCGTGGGCGAGCTTGAACCACGTTTGTTCTCATTTAACGCTCCTTTTGGTGCATGTCCGGAATGTGATGGTCTAGGTATGAAACTCGAGGTCGACGTTGATTTGGTGATTCCAGACCAAAGTCTCTCGCTCGAAGAGGGGGCCGTTATTCCCTGGAATCCAATCAGCTCTAACTACTACCCAGAGATGCTTGCACAAGCCATGAAACAGTTCAAGGTACCAATGGATAAGCCATTTAATAAGTTAACGAAGGCACAGCAAGACATTATCCTGACTGGCTCAGGCAATAAAGCCTTCCATTTCCACTACCAAAATGAGTTCGGTGGTGTCAGGGACGTGGACGTGGTCTTTGAGGGTGTGCTAACTAATGTTAAACGCCGCTACCACGAGACTAACAGCGACTTTACCCGCGATCAAATGCGTAAGTACATGACCGAATTGACTTGTCCTGTCTGCCATGGCAAGCGATTAAACCGCCAAGCCTTAGCCGTCAAGGTGATGGGCGAAGATATTGCTGAAGTTTCTACTTTTGCCATCAAGCGAGCAGTTGATTTCTTCCACAAAATCGAACTTTCGGAGCAAGAGACCGCGATTGCTAAACCAATCTTAAAAGAGATTAATGATCGCCTAACCTTCCTGATTAATGTTGGGCTAGACTACCTGACGCTCTCGCGTTCGGCTGGTACACTTTCTGGTGGGGAGGCACAAAGAATTCGTTTAGCCACTCAGATTGGTTCCAATCTTTCTGGCGTCATGTATATCCTGGACGAGCCTTCCATTGGGCTCCACCAACGGGATAATGATCGCTTAATTGGCTCGCTCCAAGAGATGAGAGACCTCGGGAATACCCTCATTGTGGTTGAACACGACGAGGATACAATGCGAGCTGCGGATTATCTGATTGACATTGGCCCGGGGGCCGGGGCTGATGGTGGCCAGGTGATGGCCGCTGGCACACCTGCCGAGGTTGCTCAGGTAGAGCAATCAATTACTGGTCAGTATTTATCAGGCAAGAAGTTTATCAAGGTGCCACTAAAGCGTAGAACTGGTAACGGTCAGAAAATCACGGTCAAAGGGGCTGCCGAGAATAACTTGAAGAACGTCAATGTGGACTTCCCGCTGGGAGAACTCGTTGTTGTGACGGGTGTTTCGGGCTCCGGCAAGTCGACTTTAGTCAACATGATCCTGAAGCGAGCGCTGGCGCAGAAGTTGAATCGGAACTCCACCAAGCCGGGTAAGTACAAGAGTATTTCCGGCTATGAGAATATCGAAAAGATTATTGATATCGATCAAAGCCCAATCGGTCGGACTCCGCGGAGTAATCCAGCAACGTACACCAGTGTTTTTGACGATATTCGTGGTCTTTTTGCACAGACGAATGAGGCTAAGATGCGTGGTTACGCAAAGGGCCGCTTCTCGTTCAACATTAAGGGTGGTCGCTGTGAGAACTGCAAGGGTGACGGCATTATCAAGATTGAGATGAACTTCCTGCCCGACGTTTACGTGCCGTGTGAGGTATGTCACGGGAAACGCTACAACTCGGAGACCCTTGAGGTAACGTATAAGGAGAAGAATATCGCAGATGTGCTTGAGATGACTATCTCTCAGGCAACGAAATTCTTCGAACACATTCCAAAGATTCACCGTAAGTTAGAGACAATCGTCGATGTTGGCCTGGGCTACGTTCAGTTGGGCCAGGCAGCAACAACTCTTTCTGGTGGTGAGGCGCAGAGAATGAAATTAGCTTCCGAGCTCCAGAAGATTTCGACCGGTAAAAACTTCTATATTCTGGATGAACCAACAACCGGTTTGCATTCAGATGATATTAGCCGTCTGCTTGATGTTCTGCAACGACTCGTGGATGAGGGGAACACCGTGCTAATTATTGAACACAACCTGGATGTGATCAAAAACGCTGACTGGCTGATCGATCTGGGGCCAGAAGGTGGTGAGGGTGGTGGCCAGATTCTGGCTACCGGTACACCTGAGGACTTGGCAAAGGTGAAGAAGAGCTATACCGGGCAGTACCTGAAGCCGATTCTCAAACGCGATTACAAACGTACTTTGGCCGAGGAAAAGGCCCAACAAAAGCAGAAGTAG
- a CDS encoding HdeD family acid-resistance protein, giving the protein MYTQQRQSRFDWGQFISGVIFLLAGFFMMRHQGVALRSLVLVFGIGSIIQGIVWLASYSSFRDLFRESWVTLISGIVDLVVGLLFLFYGDFGALTIAILFSIWFLTDSVIGLVFSFHLRDISAPLFLLSLVLNIFSLIVALLMLMNPVVSAMTLVLLVAIYLIIYGVNNVIVSFAHRL; this is encoded by the coding sequence ATGTATACACAACAAAGACAAAGCAGATTTGACTGGGGCCAATTTATCTCTGGCGTGATTTTCCTTTTAGCCGGCTTCTTCATGATGCGCCACCAAGGAGTCGCACTCAGGAGCCTGGTGCTGGTTTTCGGTATCGGCTCAATCATTCAGGGAATTGTCTGGCTGGCAAGTTATTCCTCGTTCAGGGACCTCTTTCGTGAATCGTGGGTCACGCTGATCTCAGGAATAGTAGATTTGGTAGTTGGCCTCCTGTTCCTCTTTTACGGTGACTTCGGAGCACTAACCATCGCCATTCTCTTCTCAATCTGGTTCTTAACGGATTCAGTGATTGGCCTAGTGTTCTCGTTTCACCTGCGCGATATTAGCGCACCACTGTTTCTTCTCTCGTTAGTCCTAAATATTTTTAGTTTAATTGTGGCTCTCTTGATGCTGATGAATCCGGTGGTTTCCGCGATGACACTAGTCTTGTTGGTAGCTATTTACCTGA